The proteins below are encoded in one region of Bosea sp. BIWAKO-01:
- a CDS encoding cold-shock protein, producing the protein MATGTVKWFNSTKGFGFIQPDDGGQDAFVHISAVERAGLRELREGQKITFELVQDKRSGKMSADNLRAE; encoded by the coding sequence ATGGCCACCGGCACTGTTAAATGGTTCAATTCGACTAAGGGTTTCGGCTTCATTCAGCCCGATGATGGCGGTCAGGATGCTTTCGTCCACATCAGCGCTGTCGAGCGTGCTGGTCTGCGCGAGCTCCGCGAAGGTCAGAAGATCACCTTCGAGCTCGTCCAGGACAAGCGCTCTGGCAAGATGTCTGCGGACAATCTTCGCGCCGAGTGA
- the rpsU gene encoding 30S ribosomal protein S21 translates to MQVLVRDNNVDQALRVLKKKMQREGVFREMKRRAAYEKPSEKRVREKADAIRRARKLARKQAQREGLIAAPKPKAKPARPPRLAPAAA, encoded by the coding sequence ATGCAGGTTCTCGTTCGCGACAACAATGTCGACCAGGCGCTGCGCGTCCTGAAGAAGAAGATGCAGCGCGAAGGCGTCTTCCGCGAGATGAAGCGGCGTGCGGCGTATGAGAAGCCGTCCGAGAAGCGGGTTCGCGAGAAGGCTGACGCCATTCGACGTGCACGCAAGCTGGCTCGCAAGCAGGCTCAGCGCGAAGGACTGATCGCAGCGCCGAAGCCCAAGGCCAAGCCTGCTCGTCCGCCGCGTCTTGCACCGGCGGCAGCCTGA
- a CDS encoding multidrug effflux MFS transporter, which translates to MTDTIDIARPRHGMGFYPFVAMMAALMATNALAIDAMLPALPQMGETLGIAEPNDRQWIVTSYLLGFGVAQIIYGTLSDRFGRRPVLLIGLSIYVVASVFAAFSGSFEIMMAARVLQGVGAAATRVLAVSIVRDCYSGRDMARVMSLALIVFLAVPILAPSIGQAILWIAPWRWIFGVLTAFGAIVMLWTAMRLPETLHEEDRTPIEFASIVSAFRTVLTSRIGVGYMLAMTFVLGGLFGFINSAQQVFVDVFRAPEWFTTIFALIAACMAAASLLNSRIVGRLGMRRVSHGALLGYITLTSLHAALALAGKETLWLFAIMQGGTMFCFGLLAPNFGAMAMDPLGHVAGTASSVQGFITTVGGALLGFYVGQHFNGTVVPLTLGFSLCGLMALAVVLVVEKGRLFHPAPGRS; encoded by the coding sequence ATGACCGACACAATCGACATTGCCCGGCCGCGCCACGGCATGGGCTTCTATCCTTTCGTGGCGATGATGGCCGCATTGATGGCAACGAACGCGCTTGCGATCGACGCGATGCTGCCGGCCCTGCCCCAAATGGGCGAGACACTCGGCATTGCCGAACCGAACGACCGGCAGTGGATCGTGACCAGCTACCTGCTCGGCTTTGGCGTGGCCCAGATCATCTACGGCACGCTCTCCGACCGTTTCGGCCGACGGCCAGTGCTGCTGATCGGGCTCAGCATCTATGTCGTCGCCAGCGTGTTCGCCGCCTTCTCCGGCTCCTTCGAGATCATGATGGCGGCCCGCGTGCTTCAGGGCGTCGGCGCAGCCGCGACGCGGGTGCTCGCGGTCTCGATCGTCCGTGACTGCTATTCCGGCCGCGACATGGCTCGCGTCATGTCGCTGGCCCTGATCGTCTTCCTGGCCGTGCCGATTCTGGCGCCCTCGATCGGCCAGGCGATCCTCTGGATCGCCCCCTGGCGCTGGATCTTCGGCGTCCTGACCGCCTTCGGCGCCATCGTGATGCTCTGGACCGCGATGCGGCTGCCTGAGACGCTGCATGAGGAGGACCGTACGCCGATTGAGTTCGCGAGCATCGTCTCCGCCTTCCGCACGGTGCTGACCTCGCGCATCGGCGTCGGCTACATGCTGGCGATGACCTTCGTTCTCGGCGGCTTGTTCGGCTTCATCAACTCGGCACAGCAGGTCTTTGTCGATGTCTTCCGGGCGCCGGAATGGTTCACCACCATCTTCGCCCTGATCGCCGCCTGCATGGCGGCCGCATCGCTGCTGAATTCGCGCATCGTCGGCCGGCTCGGCATGCGCCGCGTCTCGCATGGCGCGCTGCTCGGCTACATCACGCTGACCAGCCTGCACGCGGCGCTGGCCCTTGCCGGAAAGGAAACGCTCTGGCTCTTCGCCATCATGCAGGGCGGGACAATGTTCTGCTTTGGCCTGCTGGCGCCGAATTTCGGGGCGATGGCGATGGACCCGCTTGGCCATGTCGCCGGCACGGCCTCGTCCGTGCAGGGCTTCATCACCACCGTCGGGGGAGCACTGCTCGGCTTCTATGTCGGCCAGCATTTCAACGGCACGGTCGTGCCGCTGACACTCGGCTTCTCACTCTGCGGGCTCATGGCGCTCGCGGTGGTGCTGGTGGTCGAGAAGGGGCGGCTCTTCCATCCGGCGCCGGGGCGCAGCTAG
- a CDS encoding glutathione S-transferase family protein — protein sequence MSDELIFYTNPMSRGRIVRWMLEEVGQPYRTEVVGFGPPMKTAEYKALNPMGKVPALKHGDVIVTECAAICAYLADAFPQAGLAPAPGSRERGPYYRWLFFGAGPTEAAVTNKTLGVEVPPEKTGWVGYGCFADVMDTLEKAVSQGEYLVGRFSAADVYLGAQIGWGLQFGTMERRPAFEAYAKRLQARPAAIRANEIDNALMPEQQPAAE from the coding sequence ATGAGCGATGAACTCATCTTCTACACCAACCCGATGTCGCGCGGCCGGATCGTGCGCTGGATGCTGGAGGAAGTCGGGCAGCCCTACCGCACCGAGGTCGTCGGCTTCGGGCCGCCAATGAAAACGGCCGAGTACAAGGCGCTCAATCCGATGGGCAAGGTGCCGGCCCTGAAGCATGGCGACGTGATCGTCACCGAATGCGCCGCGATCTGCGCCTATCTCGCGGATGCCTTTCCGCAGGCCGGACTGGCGCCTGCACCGGGCAGCAGGGAGCGCGGTCCCTACTATCGTTGGCTCTTCTTCGGTGCGGGCCCGACCGAAGCCGCGGTGACCAACAAGACGCTCGGCGTCGAGGTGCCGCCGGAGAAGACCGGCTGGGTCGGCTATGGCTGCTTCGCCGATGTCATGGACACCTTGGAGAAGGCGGTATCGCAGGGCGAGTATCTGGTCGGCAGGTTCAGCGCGGCCGATGTTTATCTCGGCGCGCAGATCGGCTGGGGCCTGCAATTCGGTACCATGGAACGGCGGCCGGCCTTCGAGGCCTATGCCAAGCGACTGCAGGCCCGGCCGGCGGCGATCCGCGCCAATGAGATCGACAATGCGCTGATGCCGGAGCAGCAGCCGGCAGCGGAATAG